One Scyliorhinus canicula chromosome 14, sScyCan1.1, whole genome shotgun sequence genomic region harbors:
- the LOC119977847 gene encoding tripartite motif-containing protein 2-like: MCNSKRKVLQTQLEYLLQGQERIRSSSEFTEQALSQGSETEVLLVKKQMSETLNELAGQDFPLQPQENDHLDLRVETDGVKKSIQNLGVLITTSAIAQQTVATGEGLRHALVGQPTTVTVTTKDKDGELVKTGNAILQAEITAPDGSFAEGEIVDNRNGTYELLYTLKTEGDFTLSVTLYNQPVKGSPYRVRATKPSDAAHSPDDVKRRVKSPSSGHIRQKAVRRPASMYSAGKKKENPIEDELIIRIGECLKIFNGRESLAGSQYVAQS, from the exons ATGTGTAACAGCAAACGgaag gtcctCCAGACACAATTGGAGTATCTGCTGCAGGGTCAGGAGAGAATCCGGAGCAGTTCGGAGTTCACAGAGCAAGCGTTGAGCCAAGGTTCAGAGACTGAGGTGCTGCTGGTGAAGAAGCAGATGAGTGAGACTTTGAACGAACTGGCTGGCCAGGACTTCCCACTCCAGCCTCAGGAAAATGATCACCTGGATTTGAGAGTGGAGACAGACGGGGTGAAGAAATCTATCCAGAATCTCGGGGTCCTCATCACCACCAGTGCCATTGCTCAGCAGACAGTAGCTACAGGGGAGGGTCTGCGTCATGCCCTGGTTGGCCAGCCGACAACCGTTACTGTGACAACcaaggataaagatggggagctggtgaaaaCTGGCAATGCCATCCTGCAAGCCGAGATCACAGCCCCGGATGGCAGCtttgctgagggagagattgtggaCAATAGAAATGGGACGTATGAGTTACTCTACACACTAAAGACAGAAGGAGACTTTACGCTCTCTGTAACTCTCTATAATCAACCGGTCAAAGGCAGTCCCTATAGAGTGAGAGCCACCAAACCCTCTGATGCCGCACATTCCCCTGATGATGTCAAACGCAGGGTGAAGTCTCCCAGTAGTGGACACATTCGGCAGAAAGCTGTGCGACGGCCAGCCAGTATGTACAGCGCTGGCAAGAAAAAGGAAAATCCCATCGAGGACGAGCTAATTATCCGGATCGGTGAGTGTCTAAAAATCTTTAATGGGAGGGAGTCCCTGGCCGGGTCACAATATGTTGCCCAAAGTTAA